Part of the bacterium genome, CACATCCGCGAGATAAAGAAGTACGGCGGCTTCCCCGTCGACTACGTGCTGGTCAACGACCGCCAGGTATCGCCGGCGGTGCTCGCGACGTACGCGCAGGAGGGCGCGACGCAGATACTGTTCGACCCGGACGAGTCGGACGAAGTGTCGGCGGTGTCCTTCGGCGGCGGCCGCGAGCTGTTGGTGGTCGAGGGGAGCATCATCCACACCGCCGACGTCATCGCCGAAGTCGAGGAGCAATCCATCCGCCAGGAGGACGGCGCCGGCGACGTCGAGACCAAGACGGTCCTGCGCCACGATCCGGCCAAGCTGACGGCGGCGTTGATAGAAGTCTTGAAGGCCACGCAGAGTTAGAACGCGGCAAGGAGAGAACGTATGAGCGAGGAGCTGAAGCCTGCGGCGCTATTCGACCTGGACGCTACGGCCTACGGGGAGTTCCTCGCCGCGCTGGAGTGGCCGTGGGACGCGTTGAAGGGAATCGGCGCGCTGGCGCGCGAGCTCTTGCGCGGCGTTCGCGAGGGCGAGATTATGCCCGGCGCGTACGTCCTGGGCGACGACGTGGATATAGGGCCCGGCACGGTGGTGGAGCCGGGCGCCGTCATCAGAGGCCCCACGGTTATCGGCGCCGACTGCGAAATTCGCGCGGGCGCGTACATCCGCGGCAACGCCGTCGTCGCGGACCGCTGCGTCGTCGGCAACTCCACCGAGCTCAAGAACGCGCTCATGCTCGAGGGCGCCCACGCGCCCCACTTCAACTACGTCGGCGACAGCGTTCTGGGCCTGCGCGCCAACCTGGGCGCCGGCGTCAAGCTCTCCAACTGGAAGGTGGCCGCGAACAAGAAGGTAAAGATTGCCGTGGGCGGGAAGCTTATCGATACCGGCCTCGACAAGTTCGGCGCCATCCTCGGCGACGACGTCGAGATAGGCTGCAACTCGGTGACGAACCCCGGGACCGTCGTCGGGCCGCGCACCATCATATACGCCAACTGCAACGTGCGTGGTTTCGTCCCCGCCGATTCGGTGTTAAAATTACGCCAGCAACAGGACGTCGTGGCTCGGCGGCGCGTGTAGTTAAATCATACAGAGGCAACGCACCAGGCCGCGGCCCAACCGCGGCCGAGGGTTTAACGTGGACAGAATCCAGGGGACCGACGGCATCCGGCGCGACGTCCGGCCTCAGGGCGACCCCACGCTCGCCGGCCTCTCGCCATACGAGGCGTTCGTCGAGCGTGGCGTGATCACGGACGCTTTCATGGAGGGGTACGCCTACGCCTTCGCGCGGCTCCGCCTCGACGAGTCCCCCGCTTCGGCCGAGGTCGTCGTCGGCTGGGACCCGCGCGACCCCGCGGGCCTTTTCACCGGCGCCGTCGTGCGGGGCCTGCGGAAGGCGGGCGCGACGGCGGCCGTGATGGGCATAACGCCCACGCCGGCGGTGCCGATGTATATGGCCTATCGCGGCGCCGCCGCGGGCCTGATGGTAACCGCCTCCCACAACCCGGCGGGCCAGAACGGCGTTAAAATATTCCTCGCGCCGGCGGGTCTAAAACTATTGCCGGCCGACGACCGCCGCTTGACGGCGGCGGTAGCGGCGCTGAACTGGAAGGAGGTAGCCGCGGCCGAGCCGCGCGGCGGCGAGGTGGACGTCTCGAGCGAGTGGCGCGAGGTATTCGCGGGATTTCACCTCGCGGAGTGCAACTCCTGGCTCAGGGCCGGCGAAAGGCCGCTGGCGGACTTCGTTCTGGTGGTCGACCCGGCGCGGGGGTCGTATTCGGGCACGGCGGCGGATATCCTGCGCGCCTACGGCGCCGACGTCGTCGAGGTCAACGCCGACGAGGGCGACGGCCTCGTGAACCGGCGCTCGGGCGTCGCGGACCTGGAAGGCGTGGCGTTGATATCGTTCGGCGACGTCTCGCCCGGCGGCCGGTTCGCCGAATACCCGGCGCTAACGGCGCTGGACAAACTTGCGGGCGAGTACGACGTCGCGCTCGCGACCGGCGAAACGCTCCTGGCCGGCGTCATCTTCGACGCCGACGGCGACCGCCTCTTCCTCGTCGTATACGACCCTACCGCCGGCGAATTCGTCGTGTTGAGCGGCGACGAGGTCGCGATATTACAAGCGGCGGAGCTGGCCCGGCGCCGCGGCGGCGCCGGCGGCCGGGCCTTCATAAACACCGTGGAGAGCGACCTGGCGGTGGCGGGCGCCGCGGCCTCGCTCGGTTTCGACGACGTCCTGAAACCCGTCGGCGACAAGTGGATATTGACCGAGGCGTGGCGGCTGGCTTCGGGGGCCGCGGAGGTCGGCGAAGGCGCGTCTTCGTTCTCGGCGGCGCTCGAGCCGCTGTTGGCGGGGGGCGGCGATTCGCCGCTCGCCCGGGAAATCCCGTACGGCGTAGGCTGCGAGGAGACCGGCCACGCCATAACCTTCGGCGAGCTCGTGCGCGGCGACGGCGCCGTCGTGCCGTTCGCCGCCGGCGATGGCCTGAAGTCGGCGTTGAACACGCTCGCCGCAATAGCGACGCTGCGGAAAAAACTCGGCCCGGGCGAATTATACGGCCGGCTGCGGGCGCCGTTCGAGCGCGGTTACAAGGGCAACAACTACGTCTTCTTCACGCACAAGGGGCAGCTCCTTCGGGGCGGCGCGGCGTACGAGTTTATGGACGAAGAGATAAAGGCCGCGCTGAAGAAGCACGCGCCGGCGCTCGCGCTGGAACGGCTCGATTTCCCCGAGGAGCCGGATTTATTATACCGGGCCGGCTACGACGGCGGCCGGCAAGCGTTGGGCGTCTTCTGCCGCAACTCCGGCACCGAGGACAAGAGCGCGCTGTACGTACGGGCGGCCGGGCCGTGGGCGGAGGCCGCGTCGACGCTGGAGGCCGAGCTTTACCCCAAGTTCTACGCCGCGGTCAAAGACGTAAGCGACCCGCGCAGCGTAGCGGAGCTCGCCTGGTTGGCGGGGGGGCCGCGGCCGGACGACGAGGCGTTGCGTTGGGTTGCGGAAGGGCTCGAGCGCGTTGTCGGCCCCGCGGGCCCCACGCCTCGCGGCGAAGCGGTTCTGGCCGGGTTGCGCCGGGCGAAAAAGTTGTGACGCCGGCGCCGAATGTGATATAAATTTTACGCCGAGGTGATCGTTTGCCCATAGCTTTCGTATATTTCGACCTGGACGACACGTTGATAGACACGACGAACGCGGTGGTCGACGCGTACGCCGCGGCGCTGGCCGAGATAAGGCCGGCGGTCGTCGACGCGGGTTGCGCGCCGCCGTCCGAGGCCGTCGAGGAAGAGTTAATCGGTACCTTCGGCTCGACGATGCCGGACGAATACCTGGCCGCGTGGCTGTACGAGGCGGGCGTGGACGCGGACCTGAGACAAGAACTGGCCGCGCGCGGGACGGCGATATTCACGCGACTGACCAGCGAAATAGCGCCTTTCCCGGACGCCAAGCCGGTTTTGGAGTGGCTCGCGGAAGAGGGCATAGGCCGGGGCGTAATATCGGACGGCCGGCTCGAGGAGCAACGCGCGAAGCTCGAGCAAGCCGGCCTGGCGCGATTCATCGGCCCCGCCTTCATATCCGAGGATTACCCGGTGTTCAAAGGCAAACCCAGCCTGGCGATGTTCGAGGACGCGCTCGCCGCGGCGAACGCTCCGGCGGCGGCCGTGATGTACGTCGGCGACCGGACGAAGGACGTAATCGGCGCCAACCTCGCCGGCATGGTTTCGGCGCGGATATTGCAAGGTTGGGCCAACCGGCGACCCGGCGGGGTTAAGCATTTCGCCGCGGCGCGGCCGGATTACGCGATACGAAACCTGGGCGAGCTTCCGGACGTAATACGCGGCCACGACCGCCCGGAGGCGGCTTAGATGGGCCTCGAGCTCGCGTTCGGCAAAGGCCGGTGGATGTACTGGTCGATATTGCTCGCGGTCCTCGTCGCGGCCGGTATAATTGTCGCGCGGCGCAAGTCGCCGGAGGAGGTTGCGCGCAAGAGGCTGGTATGGGGCGACGCCGCGCAGGCCTCGGGCGAATACGACCAGGCGATCGCGTTCTACAAGACCGCCATCGATAAAGACCCCACCCTGTGGGGCGCGTATTTCAACCTCGCGCTGGCGTACGAGTACGTAGACGAGCAGAAGGCGCTCGCGGCGTGGGAGGAATACCTCGAGGTGGCGGCGGCCGAGCCGTCTCAGGAGGAATGGTCGGCTCAAGCGCGCGACCACCGCGGCCGGCTCCGGGCGGCGCCCTATTTCGTCCGGGCGCTGGAATTGACGGAGGGGGCCGACTACGAAGGCGCGCGACGGGAGTACGAGGCGGCGCTGAAATGGAGGCCGGCGGACCTGGATATCCTAAAGGGCGCGGCCGCCAACGAGGTCGCGGCGGGCGATTACGCCGCCGCGGTTCGATACTACGAGCGGGCCCTCGAGGCGGCGCCCTATTCCATGAATATCCGGTACGACCTGGCCCTGGTCTACGAAAACTTCGACAAGGGTAAAGCGGCGGCGTTGTACCGGGAATTATTAGAGATGTCCAAGACGAACGCCGGCATAACGATGGAAAAATTAAAAGATGCCCAGCGGCGACACGCCGCGTTGGCGCGGGAGGGTTATCGCGGCTAGGCGGCTGAGCCGGACGTTTATCGCTATCTGCGCCGCCGCGGCTTGCGCCGGCGCCGCGCCGCCCGACGACGAGGCCCTCGTGGAGGCGAAGATGCTGGAGGCCGAGGCCTCGTTCTGGGCGGCCGACTACGTGGCGGCGGAGCTGGCTTTCTTCGAGACTTTAATGGCGCGCCCCGACGACGGCCGGGCGCATTATTATTTAGGAAGAATATACCAATCGCGGGGCTTAAGGGGCAAAGCGGCCGAGCATTACGAGGCGGCGGCGGGGCCGGCGTACCCGGAGACTTATTTCTTTTTGGGCTTACTCTACCACGACGAGAGGCGGCTCGAGGACGCCGAGGCGCGATACCGTCGCTATTTGGAATTTTACCCGGACGACGCCGCGGCCTGGTTTAATCTCGGCGTCACCCTGGCCGCCGCGGGGCGACCGGCGGAGGCCGAGGAGGCGTACCTGAAGGTATTGACCGAGGACCCCCGCAGCGTCGCCGCGCTCCACAACCTCGCCGTCCTGTACCACCGCCGGGGGGATTTCCGCCGGGCGGCGTTCTTTTGGCAGCGCCTGTTGGAGGTGGCGCCGGCCGGCGCCGACGCCTATTACGGCCTGGGCCTCGCGAATTATTACGCCGGCGACTACGCGGATGCCGCCGCGGCCTTCAACCAGGGTACGCGGCTCGAGCCGCTGGAGAGCCGCTTTTTCTACCAATCGGGGCGCGTATATTTCGAGTTGAAGAAATACGACCTGGCGGTGGGGCTTTACAAGCGCGCGTTCGAGCTCGGCTACGACGAAGGGGACGTCGCGGAGGGTATGGGCCTGGCGTACGAGGGGTGGCGCCGATACGACAAAGCGACGCCGCTCTTGAGGAAAGCTGCGGAGCTCAAGGGGGACGAGGCGGGCCGCGCCTATGCGGCGTTGGGCCGGATAGAACGCGAGATGGGGCGGCCGGGCGCGGCGCTGGCGGATTTCTACGAAGCGGCCGCCAGGCTGGAAGACGCCGCCGACGTGCACAATCAAATCGGCGAGCTCTACCTGGAGGCGGACCTGGCGACGTGGGCCGCGGAGGCTTTCGAGCGGGCGACGGCGCTCGAGCCGTCCGACCTGGATTTCAACTACAACCTGGCGGTGGCGCGCGAGCGTTCGGAACCGTCCCGGGCGCCGGAGCAGT contains:
- a CDS encoding glucose-1-phosphate thymidylyltransferase codes for the protein MSEELKPAALFDLDATAYGEFLAALEWPWDALKGIGALARELLRGVREGEIMPGAYVLGDDVDIGPGTVVEPGAVIRGPTVIGADCEIRAGAYIRGNAVVADRCVVGNSTELKNALMLEGAHAPHFNYVGDSVLGLRANLGAGVKLSNWKVAANKKVKIAVGGKLIDTGLDKFGAILGDDVEIGCNSVTNPGTVVGPRTIIYANCNVRGFVPADSVLKLRQQQDVVARRRV
- a CDS encoding HAD family hydrolase, which gives rise to MPIAFVYFDLDDTLIDTTNAVVDAYAAALAEIRPAVVDAGCAPPSEAVEEELIGTFGSTMPDEYLAAWLYEAGVDADLRQELAARGTAIFTRLTSEIAPFPDAKPVLEWLAEEGIGRGVISDGRLEEQRAKLEQAGLARFIGPAFISEDYPVFKGKPSLAMFEDALAAANAPAAAVMYVGDRTKDVIGANLAGMVSARILQGWANRRPGGVKHFAAARPDYAIRNLGELPDVIRGHDRPEAA
- a CDS encoding tetratricopeptide repeat protein, whose translation is MGLELAFGKGRWMYWSILLAVLVAAGIIVARRKSPEEVARKRLVWGDAAQASGEYDQAIAFYKTAIDKDPTLWGAYFNLALAYEYVDEQKALAAWEEYLEVAAAEPSQEEWSAQARDHRGRLRAAPYFVRALELTEGADYEGARREYEAALKWRPADLDILKGAAANEVAAGDYAAAVRYYERALEAAPYSMNIRYDLALVYENFDKGKAAALYRELLEMSKTNAGITMEKLKDAQRRHAALAREGYRG
- a CDS encoding tetratricopeptide repeat protein; translated protein: MPSGDTPRWRGRVIAARRLSRTFIAICAAAACAGAAPPDDEALVEAKMLEAEASFWAADYVAAELAFFETLMARPDDGRAHYYLGRIYQSRGLRGKAAEHYEAAAGPAYPETYFFLGLLYHDERRLEDAEARYRRYLEFYPDDAAAWFNLGVTLAAAGRPAEAEEAYLKVLTEDPRSVAALHNLAVLYHRRGDFRRAAFFWQRLLEVAPAGADAYYGLGLANYYAGDYADAAAAFNQGTRLEPLESRFFYQSGRVYFELKKYDLAVGLYKRAFELGYDEGDVAEGMGLAYEGWRRYDKATPLLRKAAELKGDEAGRAYAALGRIEREMGRPGAALADFYEAAARLEDAADVHNQIGELYLEADLATWAAEAFERATALEPSDLDFNYNLAVARERSEPSRAPEQWRRYLALAEGVPGEKRRAAEARERLERLLEGKNREATP